The DNA segment GCGGGTGGCCCGCTTCGGCGCTATCATCCAGACCGATGGAGGCGTGTTCCGGGAACGGGTATTCCGGACCGATCCCGGCTATTTCCAACTGATCGACGCGGTCTTTCTGCACGGGGATGCGTCCCTGGCGTTGGCAGAGCGGGACAGCGCCGTGCTGACCCAATCCAAGGCGCGCAAATATTTCGGTGATGTGGACCCTGTCGGCCGCACGCTGACGCTGACCACCGGGCGCAGTTGGCGCATTACCGGCGTGATAGCCGACCCGCCCGTGAATACGCGGTTCGATGCGGGCATCATCACCCACTTGGACAGCAGCTTCAGCGACAGCGCCGACCAGTGGTATCGGGAAAGGGTTGATGGATGGTCCAACCACTGGCTCACCACCTACCTGCTGCTCCGTCCCGGCGCCGACCTCGCGGCCATGCAGGCCCGCATGGAGGATGTGCTGGCGGAAACCCCTGATTATCAGCGGCCCGACACGCCCGGACTGGGCTACAGCTTCACGCTTTCCTTCCAACCCTTGGCGGAGATCAACACCAATCCGCAGGGCGGTGAGCCAGGAACGCCGACCACGGTCATCCATGCGCTGATCGCGGTTGGGGGGCTGATCCTGCTAGTGGCGGGCATCAATTTCGTGAACCTTACGACCGCGCGTGCCAGCCTGCGCGCCCGCGAGGTTGCCGTCCGCAAGACGCTGGGCGCTCGCCGCGCCAGCATCATCGCCCAGTTCCTGGGGGAATCGGTGATGCTGTCGTTGTTCGCCGGGCTGGTCGCCCTGGCGCTGGTGGAGCTCAGCCTGCCCCTGGTTCTTCAAGGACTGGAACTACCAGCCCTTGCAGGGCCGGCGGAATCATTGGAGCTGCTGACCTACGCCTTGCCGTTTCTGGTGCTCCTCGGTGTGGCGGCGGGGCTGTATCCGGCCTTCATCCTCTCCGCCTTCGCTCCCGCGTCCGCGCTGAAGGGGGGCGGCACCGCGCCGGGCGGTGGAAAGCTCCGCACCGTGCTGGTCGTGGTGCAGTTCGGCATCGCCATCGCGCTGGTGATTGGCACCACCGTCATCCTGACGCAGACCCGCTACGCCAGCAGCCAGCGCCTCGGCTTCGATCAGGAGAATCTGGTGCTGCTCAGGGGCCTGGACCTGGATGAGGTACGTCCGCAACGCGAAGCGCTGATAGAGCGGATCGGCCGTCTGCCGGGCGTGGTGACCGCCGGCCTCACCTCCTGGGCGCCGGCGGACCCCTCCGAGCGGACCACCACCTTCCGCTTCCCGGGTGAGGAGAGGGCGGTCACCTTGCGCAACGAGCCGGTGGATTTCGGTTATCTGGAGGCGCTGGGCGCACGGCTGCTGGCCGGCCGCATCTTCGACCGCGCCCGGCCGGTGGACCTGTTCCAGGAGTCAGGGCAGACCAATGGCCGCTTCGATGGCACCGCGGTGGTCACTGCCGGGATTCTGCCGGTGCTGGGCGTCGCCACGCCGGAAGAGGCACTGGGGCGGCCTATGATCTATGGAAGCACCGTGACCGACGGGGTGGAGCGGC comes from the Indioceanicola profundi genome and includes:
- a CDS encoding ABC transporter permease → MLRNWITVTLRNLARHRLYAAVNILGLAVGLAACLLIAVLVRHETSFDGFHANADRIVRVNRTEFIAERAPQTSGTTAMPVGPTLADAYPEVEMMVRVARFGAIIQTDGGVFRERVFRTDPGYFQLIDAVFLHGDASLALAERDSAVLTQSKARKYFGDVDPVGRTLTLTTGRSWRITGVIADPPVNTRFDAGIITHLDSSFSDSADQWYRERVDGWSNHWLTTYLLLRPGADLAAMQARMEDVLAETPDYQRPDTPGLGYSFTLSFQPLAEINTNPQGGEPGTPTTVIHALIAVGGLILLVAGINFVNLTTARASLRAREVAVRKTLGARRASIIAQFLGESVMLSLFAGLVALALVELSLPLVLQGLELPALAGPAESLELLTYALPFLVLLGVAAGLYPAFILSAFAPASALKGGGTAPGGGKLRTVLVVVQFGIAIALVIGTTVILTQTRYASSQRLGFDQENLVLLRGLDLDEVRPQREALIERIGRLPGVVTAGLTSWAPADPSERTTTFRFPGEERAVTLRNEPVDFGYLEALGARLLAGRIFDRARPVDLFQESGQTNGRFDGTAVVTAGILPVLGVATPEEALGRPMIYGSTVTDGVERHHIVTIVGVVEDIQFSSARDALVPTVFMVDRTQLDVLAIRLAASTGPDTLAAIDAMWRDVVPNVPVRRDFLDERVRRLYAAEARQATVLAAFAGLTIVIACLGLFGLAAFTAERRTKEIGVRKVLGARTRDIVRLLVWQFSRPVLLANLIAWPVAWIAMEHWLNGFAIRIDLGPGPFLAAGAGALVIAWATVAGHAARVARRRPVTALRYE